The Vibrio echinoideorum genome includes a region encoding these proteins:
- a CDS encoding amino acid ABC transporter ATP-binding protein, producing the protein MIKLQNIHKQFGDTEVLKGIDLEIKQGEIIVIIGSSGTGKSTLLRCVNFLEQADQGVISIDDIKVDTQKHTKAEVLALCRKTGFVFQNYALFAHQTAKQNIAEGLITVRGWKKQQAHEKAQQILDDIGLGEKADSYPAALSGGQQQRVGIGRAMALQPELLLFDEPTSALDPEWVGEVLNLMKKLANQHQTMLVVTHEMQFAREVADRVIFMADGHIVEQGSPQDIFGSPQDPKLKKFLNKVGIDEGSL; encoded by the coding sequence ATGATCAAATTACAAAATATCCACAAGCAATTTGGTGACACCGAAGTATTGAAAGGAATCGACCTAGAAATCAAGCAAGGTGAGATAATTGTCATCATAGGTTCAAGTGGAACGGGTAAATCTACATTATTACGCTGTGTAAATTTTCTAGAGCAAGCCGATCAAGGTGTTATTTCGATTGATGATATCAAGGTTGATACTCAGAAACATACTAAGGCAGAGGTGCTTGCACTGTGTCGTAAGACCGGTTTCGTATTCCAAAACTATGCACTATTTGCCCATCAAACCGCGAAGCAGAATATTGCAGAAGGTTTGATTACCGTTCGTGGTTGGAAAAAGCAGCAAGCTCATGAAAAAGCTCAACAAATACTCGACGATATAGGCCTAGGAGAGAAAGCTGATAGTTATCCAGCAGCGCTTTCTGGTGGTCAGCAACAACGTGTTGGTATTGGCCGCGCAATGGCCCTTCAGCCAGAGCTTTTATTGTTCGATGAGCCGACTTCAGCACTCGATCCTGAGTGGGTTGGCGAAGTACTTAACCTCATGAAAAAATTGGCAAATCAGCATCAAACCATGCTGGTGGTTACTCATGAAATGCAGTTCGCTAGAGAGGTCGCAGACCGAGTGATCTTCATGGCTGATGGCCACATTGTCGAACAGGGATCTCCACAGGATATTTTTGGTAGTCCACAGGATCCAAAATTAAAAAAATTCTTAAATAAGGTTGGGATCGACGAAGGATCCTTGTGA